Genomic DNA from Bacillota bacterium:
CCGTTCCCGAAAACCAGCTGTTCAGGAGCAATCTTTATCTTTTCCGCCAAGAGCTGTTTTAGGTAAAAACAGTTTCCGTCCGGATAGATATGCATTTTCCTGACAAATTGCTGCATCTCTTCAATCGCCGCAGCTGAAGGCCCCAATGGGTTTTCGTTTGACGCCAGCTTGATAACATCTTTTAAACCTAGCTCTCTCTCAACTTCTTCCACCGGTTTTCCAGGCTGATATGGTTTGATCAATTGAAGGCATTCACGCATTAGCGGTTTCTTCATCAGATCCCCCCCTGACATATAAATTTATTATTATCTTTGCCGTAACCTTCAAATATCCTTTAAGATAAAAGATAATGATCAAATTTTAACTTACCGGGCAGCATCTTATGCTATATTATAAGAGCAGATGATTTGCGAAAGGGGTTGCCTATGTCTTCACTGGTAATCATTGACAGCGCATGCGCAAACTTAAACAGCATTTACAAGGCTGCGGCAAAAGCAGACTTATCACCGGTTATCTCTGATGATCCGCAGCAGATTAGCAACGCGGATGCAATCATCTTTCCCGGAGTCGGCTCCTTCGCCCATGCTTCAGGGATCATTGAATCCAGGGGCCTTACAAAAGCTTTACTGGCGGCAATTTCCCGCAACATTCCATTTTTGGGTATCTGCCTCGGTATGCAGCTCCTTTTTTCAGAAAGTGAAGAAACGGGCGAAAATTTAACTGACGTAAAAGGACTTGATGTTATTGCCGGAAAGGCCCGGCGTTTTCCAGATGGGCTGCCCGTTCCCCATGTTGGCTGGAACCAGGTTGAACCGGTAAAGGACAACAGTCTTTTTGAGGGTCTGGGAAAAGATACATTTTTCTACTTTACTCATTCCTACTATGTCCAGCCTGACATTAAAGAAAATACACTGGCACTGACCGAATACGGTTTTTCATTTACTTCTGCAGTAAATATAGGCAACCTGTACGGAGTGCAGTTTCACCCGGAAAAGAGCGGTCCTGCAGGCTTGCGCCTGCTCAGTAATTTTGGTAAGATTATAGCCGATCAACGATAGAAATTCGCTTAACTTTAGGAGATTTTCAATGCTGGCTAAACGGATTATACCCTGTCTTGATATACGCGATGGACGGGT
This window encodes:
- the hisH gene encoding imidazole glycerol phosphate synthase subunit HisH, encoding MSSLVIIDSACANLNSIYKAAAKADLSPVISDDPQQISNADAIIFPGVGSFAHASGIIESRGLTKALLAAISRNIPFLGICLGMQLLFSESEETGENLTDVKGLDVIAGKARRFPDGLPVPHVGWNQVEPVKDNSLFEGLGKDTFFYFTHSYYVQPDIKENTLALTEYGFSFTSAVNIGNLYGVQFHPEKSGPAGLRLLSNFGKIIADQR